A genomic segment from Pseudomonas mendocina encodes:
- the ligA gene encoding NAD-dependent DNA ligase LigA, protein MTDAAQRISELRNELDAHNYRYYVLDEPSVPDAEYDRLFRELQALEAEHPELVTPESPTQRVGGEALSAFGEVRHEVPMLSLGNAFEEDDLRAFDRSVQNGLGVSGGDLFGDGAEIEYSCEPKLDGLAVSLRYEHGQLVRGATRGDGSTGEDITSNVRTIRNVPLKLQGEGWPQVLEVRGEVFMPKSGFEELNARQAEIGGKTFANPRNAAAGSLRQLDPKITASRPLEFCCYGVGQVSGELPGTQVAMLQQLKAWGVPISRELKLAKGVEACLDYYRDIGQRRMSLAYDIDGVVFKVNNIEDQQQLGFRARTPHWAIAHKFPAQEELTELLDVEFQVGRTGAVTPVARLHPVKVAGVMVANATLHNMDEVARLGVMIGDTVIIRRAGDVIPQVMAVVPERRPENARPVQIPEQCPVCGSAVERTQLVKRSKGKESLSEGSVYRCVGRLSCQAQLKQAIIHFVSRRAMDIEGLGDKTIEQLVDEKLIGSPADLYKLTFEQIIGLEGFAEVSSNKLLKAIEDSKRPALARFIYALGIPDVGEETAKVLARSLASLERVRQALPQVLTYLPDIGLEVAHEIHSFFEDEHNQQVISALLGECGLELQEEGELSAEFSAIATLGGMLDKLNIPTVGPGAAQKLAERFGSLEGVLGGDWLDMRQALPEKQAKAVREFFDSVENAQLACAIEQQLRDFGMHWESEKKVAEGLPLAGQTWVLTGTLEVMSRDVAKGKLESLGAKVAGSVSAKTHCVVAGPGAGSKLAKASELGVKVLDEAQFLDQLKAYGIEP, encoded by the coding sequence ATGACCGACGCCGCCCAACGTATTTCCGAACTGCGCAACGAACTGGACGCGCATAACTACCGTTACTACGTGCTGGACGAGCCGAGCGTGCCCGATGCCGAGTACGACCGCCTGTTTCGTGAGTTGCAGGCGCTGGAAGCCGAGCATCCCGAACTGGTCACGCCGGAGTCGCCGACCCAGCGCGTCGGTGGTGAGGCGCTAAGCGCCTTTGGTGAGGTGCGTCACGAAGTGCCGATGCTCAGCCTGGGCAACGCCTTCGAGGAGGACGATCTGCGCGCCTTCGACCGCAGCGTGCAGAATGGTCTCGGCGTGTCGGGTGGTGATCTGTTCGGCGACGGTGCCGAAATCGAATACAGCTGCGAACCCAAGCTCGATGGCCTGGCCGTCAGCCTGCGTTATGAGCACGGCCAGCTGGTGCGCGGTGCCACGCGCGGCGATGGCAGCACCGGTGAGGACATCACCAGCAACGTGCGGACCATCCGCAACGTGCCGCTCAAGCTGCAGGGCGAGGGCTGGCCGCAGGTGCTGGAGGTGCGTGGCGAGGTGTTCATGCCCAAGTCCGGCTTCGAGGAGCTCAATGCACGCCAGGCCGAGATTGGCGGCAAGACTTTCGCCAACCCACGCAACGCCGCTGCCGGCAGCCTGCGTCAGCTCGACCCGAAAATCACCGCCAGCCGCCCGCTGGAGTTCTGCTGCTACGGCGTCGGCCAGGTCAGCGGCGAACTGCCGGGTACCCAGGTGGCCATGCTGCAGCAGCTGAAAGCCTGGGGCGTGCCCATCAGTCGTGAACTGAAGCTGGCCAAGGGCGTCGAGGCCTGCCTGGATTACTACCGCGACATCGGTCAGCGACGCATGAGCCTGGCCTATGACATCGATGGTGTGGTGTTCAAGGTCAATAACATCGAAGACCAGCAACAGCTGGGCTTCCGCGCCCGTACGCCGCACTGGGCCATCGCCCACAAGTTCCCTGCGCAGGAAGAGCTCACCGAGTTGCTCGACGTGGAATTCCAGGTCGGGCGTACCGGTGCGGTGACGCCGGTTGCGCGTCTGCATCCGGTCAAGGTGGCAGGTGTGATGGTGGCCAACGCAACCCTGCACAACATGGATGAAGTGGCGCGCCTCGGTGTGATGATCGGCGATACGGTGATCATCCGCCGTGCCGGCGACGTGATCCCGCAGGTGATGGCAGTGGTGCCCGAGCGTCGCCCGGAGAATGCGCGCCCCGTGCAGATTCCTGAGCAATGCCCGGTGTGCGGCTCGGCGGTGGAGCGCACACAACTGGTCAAGCGCAGCAAGGGCAAGGAGTCGCTCAGCGAAGGCTCGGTGTACCGCTGCGTCGGTCGCCTGAGCTGCCAGGCACAGCTCAAGCAGGCGATCATCCACTTCGTGTCGCGCCGCGCCATGGACATCGAGGGGCTCGGCGACAAGACCATCGAGCAACTGGTGGACGAGAAGCTGATCGGCTCGCCGGCCGACCTGTACAAACTGACCTTCGAGCAGATCATCGGCCTGGAAGGCTTCGCCGAAGTCTCCAGCAACAAGTTGCTCAAGGCCATCGAGGACAGCAAGCGACCGGCCCTGGCGCGCTTCATCTATGCCCTCGGCATTCCCGATGTAGGCGAGGAAACCGCCAAGGTACTGGCCCGTTCGCTGGCTTCTCTGGAGCGCGTGCGCCAGGCGCTGCCGCAGGTACTGACCTATCTGCCGGACATTGGCCTGGAAGTCGCGCACGAGATCCACAGCTTCTTCGAGGATGAACACAACCAGCAGGTGATCAGCGCCTTGCTGGGCGAATGCGGCCTCGAGCTGCAAGAAGAAGGTGAGTTGAGTGCCGAGTTTTCGGCCATCGCCACGCTTGGCGGCATGCTCGACAAACTGAACATCCCCACAGTTGGCCCTGGTGCTGCGCAGAAACTGGCGGAGCGTTTCGGCAGCCTGGAGGGCGTGCTCGGCGGCGATTGGCTGGACATGCGCCAGGCTCTGCCGGAGAAGCAGGCCAAGGCTGTGCGTGAGTTCTTCGACAGCGTTGAAAACGCCCAGTTAGCGTGCGCCATCGAACAGCAACTGCGCGATTTCGGCATGCACTGGGAAAGCGAGAAGAAGGTCGCCGAAGGTCTGCCCCTGGCCGGCCAGACCTGGGTGCTGACGGGGACGCTGGAAGTGATGAGCCGCGATGTGGCCAAGGGCAAGCTGGAAAGCCTGGGCGCCAAGGTGGCCGGTTCGGTCTCGGCCAAGACCCACTGCGTAGTGGCCGGACCAGGCGCCGGCTCGAAGCTGGCCAAGGCCAGCGAGCTGGGGGTGAAGGTACTGGACGAAGCGCAGTTCCTCGACCAGCTCAAGGCCTACGGCATCGAACCCTGA
- a CDS encoding glutathione S-transferase N-terminal domain-containing protein, with translation MLLKALRIGLGQLVVFADWISRPRKLKRSPETQAEVERATANLSLYQFHACPFCVKVRRTLHRLNLPVQLRDAKHDGEHRQALEQQGGRIKVPCLRIEENGQSTWLYESKAIIAYLDQRFAG, from the coding sequence ATGTTGCTCAAAGCTCTTCGTATAGGCCTGGGTCAGCTCGTCGTGTTCGCCGACTGGATCAGCCGCCCGCGCAAGCTCAAGCGCAGCCCCGAGACGCAAGCCGAGGTCGAACGCGCCACGGCCAACCTGTCGCTGTACCAGTTTCACGCCTGCCCGTTCTGCGTCAAGGTCCGTCGCACCCTGCACCGCCTTAACCTGCCGGTGCAGCTGCGCGACGCCAAGCACGACGGCGAGCACCGCCAGGCCCTGGAGCAGCAAGGCGGCCGTATCAAGGTGCCGTGCCTGCGCATCGAGGAAAACGGCCAGAGCACCTGGCTGTACGAGTCCAAGGCGATCATCGCCTATCTGGATCAGCGCTTCGCCGGCTGA
- the folE gene encoding GTP cyclohydrolase I FolE encodes MSLEQHYTAILGQLGEDVSREGLLDTPKRAAKAMQYLCRGYQQTLEEVTNGALFSSDNSEMVLVKNIELYSLCEHHLLPFIGKAHVAYIPNGKVLGLSKVARIVDMYARRLQIQENLSRQIAEAVEQVTGALGVAVVIEAQHMCMMMRGVEKQNSSMVTSVMLGEFRTNPATRGEFLNLVR; translated from the coding sequence ATGTCCCTGGAACAACACTACACCGCCATCCTCGGTCAGCTCGGCGAAGACGTCTCCCGCGAAGGCCTACTGGACACGCCAAAGCGTGCCGCCAAGGCCATGCAGTACCTTTGCCGCGGCTATCAGCAGACATTGGAAGAGGTGACCAATGGTGCGCTGTTCAGCTCAGACAACAGCGAAATGGTGCTGGTCAAGAACATCGAGCTGTACTCGCTGTGCGAGCATCACCTGCTGCCGTTCATCGGCAAGGCTCACGTGGCCTACATTCCCAACGGCAAGGTACTGGGCCTGTCCAAGGTCGCACGCATTGTCGATATGTATGCCCGCCGTCTGCAGATTCAGGAAAACCTCAGCCGGCAGATCGCCGAAGCGGTCGAACAGGTCACCGGCGCCCTCGGTGTGGCGGTGGTAATCGAGGCGCAGCACATGTGCATGATGATGCGTGGTGTGGAGAAGCAGAACTCGTCCATGGTCACCTCGGTGATGCTCGGCGAATTCCGCACCAACCCGGCGACCCGCGGTGAATTCCTCAACCTGGTTCGCTGA
- a CDS encoding Smr/MutS family protein produces the protein MQDDDFSLFQAELRGVKPLKHDRADTGKPKSDRKQFNTLRQAATISQGEIKVDGLSDQFVIDVGAEDALYWAANGMQEGQMRKLKLGQIPFDGSLDLHGMSVEKARDTLWEFLAEATKLEIRCVRVTHGKAVRMDGRKPMIKSHVNTWLRQHPQVLGFSSCLAKHGGTGAVYIILKRTMMDGRDE, from the coding sequence ATGCAAGACGACGACTTTTCCCTGTTCCAGGCCGAGCTGCGCGGCGTCAAGCCGCTCAAGCACGACCGCGCCGACACCGGCAAACCCAAATCCGATCGCAAGCAGTTCAACACTTTGCGCCAGGCTGCGACCATCAGCCAGGGCGAAATCAAGGTGGATGGCCTGTCCGACCAGTTCGTCATCGACGTCGGTGCCGAGGACGCCCTGTACTGGGCTGCCAACGGCATGCAGGAAGGCCAGATGCGCAAGCTCAAGCTTGGCCAGATTCCGTTCGACGGCAGCCTCGATCTGCACGGCATGAGCGTCGAGAAAGCGCGCGACACGCTCTGGGAGTTTCTCGCCGAAGCCACCAAACTGGAGATTCGCTGCGTGCGCGTCACCCACGGCAAGGCGGTACGCATGGACGGGCGCAAGCCAATGATCAAGAGTCACGTGAACACCTGGTTACGCCAGCACCCGCAAGTACTGGGCTTCAGCTCCTGCCTGGCCAAACACGGCGGCACTGGCGCGGTGTACATCATCCTCAAGCGCACCATGATGGATGGTCGCGACGAGTGA
- a CDS encoding cysteine hydrolase family protein → MSHPQTMFQLTGRGHAAASLSNATLLIIDAQEEYRSGVLALPGLDPALAEIASLLAAARAAGTDIVHVKHLGIPGGLLDPSGPRGRHLPEAAPLAGEIVVEKRLPNAFAGTELHDRLQALGHLDLIVCGFMTHSSVSTTVRAAKDYGYRCTLVDAACATRDLPAPDGSVIAAAEVHRIEMIALGDNFATLVPQAKSLI, encoded by the coding sequence ATGTCCCATCCGCAAACCATGTTCCAGCTCACCGGTCGTGGCCACGCAGCGGCCAGCCTGAGCAATGCGACCTTGCTGATCATCGATGCCCAGGAAGAATACCGCAGCGGCGTACTGGCACTTCCCGGCCTGGACCCTGCACTGGCGGAGATCGCCAGCCTGCTGGCAGCCGCCCGCGCCGCCGGCACCGACATCGTTCACGTCAAGCACCTTGGCATCCCGGGCGGCCTGCTCGACCCCAGCGGCCCACGCGGTCGTCATCTGCCGGAGGCAGCGCCACTGGCAGGCGAAATCGTGGTGGAAAAACGCCTGCCCAACGCCTTCGCCGGCACCGAACTGCATGATCGCCTCCAGGCACTCGGCCACCTGGACCTGATCGTCTGCGGCTTCATGACCCACTCCAGTGTCAGTACCACGGTACGCGCCGCCAAGGATTACGGTTATCGCTGCACCCTGGTCGATGCGGCCTGCGCCACCCGCGATCTACCCGCACCGGATGGCAGCGTGATCGCAGCCGCCGAGGTCCACCGCATCGAGATGATCGCCCTCGGTGACAACTTCGCCACACTCGTGCCGCAAGCCAAGTCGCTGATCTGA